The following is a genomic window from Fusobacterium perfoetens.
GAGAAAGTGTTTATAAAAGAAAAAGAGGTTGTTTTAGAGGGGTATTACAATCTTATAAAACTTTCAGATAGAAAAGTTCTTAATAGAAGACCTTTTAAAGTTAATAAAAATTATTCTATAAAAACTGTTCAAGGGGATAATCAGTTACTTTTTGATTCAGAAAGAGAGATTGTAGAAAAAGTTATAGATGAAGAATTAAGAGATATATTTATAAGAGATATAAATTTCTTAATAAGTGATTCAAATTTATAAAATATAAAGAGAAAGCTGTTGTAAAATTGAGGAATATAGGATTAAAAATTACTACAGATTACGAAAAATTGATTTATTATAAGCTCATCTCATTAAAATCACAAAACTCGCTAACGCTCAAACAGTTGTGATTTTTAGCATTCGATATCGCTTTATAAATCTAATTTTTCTCCATAATTTCCGTAATTTTTAATCTATATTCTTTTTAATAAAAAATGAAACAGCTTTTTATATTTTTTATAAAGTAGAGGTTATTACATTTTTAATTCTATATTTCTTAAACCACATCAAATAAAAAAAGTGCTGATGAACTCAGCACTTTCTTATATTATTTAGATTCAATTAATTTCTTTTTTTACCAAATAATCCGTTAAGAATCATTGTAAGAGCACCGTCACCAGTTACGTTACAAGCAGTACCGAAACTATCTTGAAGAGCGAATACTGTAAGCATTAAAGCAACTCCTGTATCGTCAAATCCAAGAACAGATATGATGATACCGATTGATGCCATAACAGTTCCACCAGGTACTCCAGGAGCTCCAACAGCGAATATTCCAAGTAAAACAACGAATAATAACATTGTTCCAAAAGAAGGAATACTTCCATATAATATTTTTGAAACAGTCATAACGAAGAATACTTCAGTTAAAACAGATCCACAAAGGTGAGTAGTTGCTCCTAATGGAACTCCAAAATTAACTATATCTTCATCAAGTACTGGAGATTGTTTAGCACATTTTAAAGCTACTGGTAAAGTTGCAGCAGATGACATTGTTCCAACAGCTGTTAAGTAAGCTGGTCCATAATGTCTTAAAACGTCCATAGGATTACATTTATTAACTATTCCTCCGATTGTATAAAGAACTGTTAACCAAATGAAGTGTCCAATTAAAACTATTACAATAACTTTTGCGAATACTGGGAATTGTTTTATAATTACACCTTCGTAAGATAAAGTTGCAAATGTAGTAGCAACGAATACTGGAAGAATAGGAATTATTATTCTGCTAACTATTGCAAGCATAATATCCCCAAATTCAACTAAAACATTTTCAAAATTTTTAGAGTTAGTCCATACAGTTGCAAGTCCAATGAATATTGCAAGTATAAGAGCTGTCATAACTGACATTGTAGGTGGAATTTCAACTTTGAATATAAGTTCAGGAATAACTTTTTTTGCATCATCAGCTGCTGAAACGATGCTAAGTATAGGGATTAAAGAATATCCAGCTATCATTGACATAACAGCTGCCCCAACAGATGAGAAATATGAAAGTCCAATCATAGTTCCAAGCATTTTACTTGCATTAGACTTCATTTGAGTTATTGCTGGTGCTATAAATCCAAGAATGATTAGCGGAACTACAAATGAAATTACTTGTCCCAATAAAAATTTAATAGTGTTGATTAGTCCGATTACAGTTTCGTTACTGTATAATCCAACTATAAGCCCTACTATTACTCCTAATATTAACTTTAATATTAGGGAATCTTTTAATTTTTCCATAAAGAAACCTCCTAAAATGAATAAATAAATATTAAATTACCCCACTAATAGATTGTAGCTCATTTTATAAAAAAAGTCAACATATTTGCATTAAAAAAAGTAATTTTGATTTAAAATCATTCATTTTAAAGGAAAAATAAAAATAGTTTATAATATGATGAAAATATAGTATAATAAAATAAGAACATTTATATAAAAAAGAGGAAAATTATGAAATTTTTAATTAGAGAAAACTTTTTTAAAAATATAAAAAAAGAAAAAATCAACGAGATAGAGAAAAATATAAATTATTTTTATCAAGAGATTTTAAAAAATATAAATAATATAAGAAATATACCAAAAGGTTTTTGGATAAAGAAAATAAATGGTGTAGAAAATAGATATGAATTTCGTGTAAATAATGGAGATAGAATTTTCTTTTCATTAGATAGACGTCAAGATGAAGAGGAAAAAATTACCTTTATATTATATTCAACTCACGACGGTGGAGTTAGAAAAGGAAAAAAAGCTCAGATAAAAGATGTAAGAGAGTTTGATATTGATAGAAGTGAATTTGTGGAAGAGAGTTTTGAAATTCCTCAAGAGGTTTATCTTGACTACAATCAAGTTATAAGTTATGAAGTGAAAGATGACGGAGAATTTATAAAGATAAGTGATAGTAAAAACAAATATTTCTACTATTATCTAAATGATGAACAATATGATGCTCTAAAAGAAAATACACCTCTTTTGGTGGCTGGTAGTGCAGGTAGTGGAAAAAGTACCATAACTATTAGAAAGATTTTAAATCTTGAGGAGTATAGAGAGGTTTATGGAGTAAAAAAAATAGCTTATTTTACAGGAAATAAACTTTTGAAAGAGAGTATAGAGGAGCAATACAATCTTTTTAGAGAGAAAGACACAGAGAAAATAACAGAGTTTTATACACCGAGAGAGTTTTATAAAAAAGTATTAAAGGTAGATACTAGAAAAATAGTTCGTCTTAAAAAATTTAAAGAGTTCTTAGCTTTCTCATTTCCAGATAGAAAAAAAATGAAAATAGAGGATTTTAATATCTATTTTGAGATAATGGGAATTTTAAAAGGTTTGATGTTTGACAAAAAGCCTGATAACTGGAATAGAGATCTGACTAAAAAACTTATTCCTTTTGATGAATATACAAGCCTTAACAAAAGTTATTCGCTACTTAGTTTTGAAGAGAAAGAGTTTATATATAGAATAGCTGAAAAATATGAAGAGTGGAAGTTTGAAAACGAGCTTTATGATATGAATGATTTGGCAGTAAAAAGTATCAATTCAAATATTAAATATGATTTTTTAGTAGTTGACGAGATACAAGACTTTACAGAAGTAGAGATATATTTTATGGCAAGTCTTATAAAAAATCCTGTAAATATTTTGCTTGCTGGAGATATTCACCAGATGATAAACTTTAACTCCTTTAGCTTTGAACGTCTTAGAAACTATTATTTTACAAAAAATATAAGAAATCAAGAGGTAATACTTAGTAAAAACTATAGAAATTCAAAGGATATAGTGGAACTTGCAAATTTCTTGACAGATCTTAGAAAAGAATATATTGGAAATCTTGGGGTAAAAGATTATAAAGAAAACTTTATAGTTGATAAAGGAAAGATAACTCTTATGAAACCAGACTATGAACTTCTTAAAAATATTCAAAAAGACGTTAAGTTTGCAATCTTAGTTTCATCTAAAGAGGAGAAATACAATCTTGATCGATTTTCAGATGTTCATATGAGGGTCTTTAGTATTGACGAGATAAAGGGGCTTGAGTATGATAATGTCATCTGTCTAAACCTTGCTACAACAAATCTATTTGCTTGGAAAAAGATTTTTAATGGAGAGGTAAAGAGAGACCAAAGATATAGAAAATATTTTAATCTTTTCTATGTAGGTATTACAAGATGTAAGAAAAATCTTATAATAATGGAAGATAAAATTCAAGGTAATCTTCTTCTTGAAAAGATAAAGGACTTTATAACAGAGGCAAACCAAGAGAATAAAGAGATACTTTCTAAAGAGATAAATATATCTAATAAAGAGGAATGGTTTGAAGAGGGAAAAAGATTATATAATGTAGAAAACTATGAAGAGGCACAAAAAGCTTTTGAAATGGCAGGTTGTCCTACTTGGATACTTGAAAAAAATATAGAAGAGGACATTGAAAACGGAGATTATAAACTTGCCCTTGATAAGATAAAAGAGAATAAACTTGATAAGAAAAAGAAACATTATGAAAATCTTATAATAGATACTACATTAAAAAGAGAGGAATATATAAAAAGTCTTATTTTTTCAGTAGAAACTTTTGATACACCTTATAGATATGTAGAGATTAAAAAAATATTCTTAGAAAAAATGAATGAGGAGTTTTTTACTAAGAAAGAGCTTGATAGAGCAGTAGCGATATTTAGCAAGAAACAAGAAAATAATATTCTAGGAGAGATCTACGAAAAACAAAAGAACTATACTTTGGCTTTAAACTTCTATAAAAAATCTGCCAACTATATAGGTATAGCAAAAATGAGAAGAAAGATTTTAGAAGAAAAGTTTAGTGAAAAGAAAGATCTAGATAGCAAAATCAAAATAGTCGAAGAGCTTTTAGGAAAAAAAGATATAAACTCTTATGATAAAAATAAACTAACTCCCCTTTACAACAGTCTAAAATACAAGGATATTGATATTATAGATATGCTTTTATTCTTAGGAGCTAAGAAAAATGTCAAAGTTCAAGGAAAATATGACATTCTTACATATATAGCTAAAGAAAATTTTGAAAATGCAATGGAGCTGTATAGATACTTTTATGATAAGGACTATGAATATATATTTAGTCCAAAGGTAGAAAGTCCAGTTGAATTTTCATTGAAAAATAGAAATAGAGAACTGACAGATATGATTATTAATATGAAACTTATGAGTGATGACTATAAAAGTGTAGAAACTAATCCGATAGATGTCTGTATATCCACTTATCAAGTAAAGTATTTTAAACTATTTTTAAATAAATTGGACTTAAATTTTTTAAGTGATAAATTTTTTGAAGAAATTTTTAAGATTATCTTAGGGCTAAAATCAGATGATGTGTTAGGAAAAAGAAAAAAAGATATTATGAAGAAGATATATTTAAGAATTTTGACCAAAAAAAGTGAAGAGTTAGTTAAAAAGCTTAAGGAAATAGAGCAAAAACCTGAAGAAAAAAATCTTGACAAAAAAGTAAAGTTATAGTACAATACTCTTCGAAAATTAATTTAGGAGGAAAAAATGAAAAGGTTAGACGGTTTTTTTAATGATAATAATTCTATATTTTTATTAAAAAAAGATAATCTTTTTGATTTTTTAATTTTTCAATTTGAGATATAACCATTTTTAGTGGTTATATCTTTTTTTTATAAATTTTGGGAGGTCTTTAATGAAAGGAAAATTAATTCTTGAAAATGGAAAAGTTTTTGAAGGAAAAATTTTTGGTGAGTTAGCAGATACTGTTGGAGAGATATCTTTTAATACTGGAATGACAGGATATCAAGAAATGCTTACTGACCCAGCAAATCACGGAATGATGATTGCTATGACATATCCAATGATAGGAAACTATGGA
Proteins encoded in this region:
- a CDS encoding dicarboxylate/amino acid:cation symporter gives rise to the protein MEKLKDSLILKLILGVIVGLIVGLYSNETVIGLINTIKFLLGQVISFVVPLIILGFIAPAITQMKSNASKMLGTMIGLSYFSSVGAAVMSMIAGYSLIPILSIVSAADDAKKVIPELIFKVEIPPTMSVMTALILAIFIGLATVWTNSKNFENVLVEFGDIMLAIVSRIIIPILPVFVATTFATLSYEGVIIKQFPVFAKVIVIVLIGHFIWLTVLYTIGGIVNKCNPMDVLRHYGPAYLTAVGTMSSAATLPVALKCAKQSPVLDEDIVNFGVPLGATTHLCGSVLTEVFFVMTVSKILYGSIPSFGTMLLFVVLLGIFAVGAPGVPGGTVMASIGIIISVLGFDDTGVALMLTVFALQDSFGTACNVTGDGALTMILNGLFGKKRN
- a CDS encoding UvrD-helicase domain-containing protein; translated protein: MKFLIRENFFKNIKKEKINEIEKNINYFYQEILKNINNIRNIPKGFWIKKINGVENRYEFRVNNGDRIFFSLDRRQDEEEKITFILYSTHDGGVRKGKKAQIKDVREFDIDRSEFVEESFEIPQEVYLDYNQVISYEVKDDGEFIKISDSKNKYFYYYLNDEQYDALKENTPLLVAGSAGSGKSTITIRKILNLEEYREVYGVKKIAYFTGNKLLKESIEEQYNLFREKDTEKITEFYTPREFYKKVLKVDTRKIVRLKKFKEFLAFSFPDRKKMKIEDFNIYFEIMGILKGLMFDKKPDNWNRDLTKKLIPFDEYTSLNKSYSLLSFEEKEFIYRIAEKYEEWKFENELYDMNDLAVKSINSNIKYDFLVVDEIQDFTEVEIYFMASLIKNPVNILLAGDIHQMINFNSFSFERLRNYYFTKNIRNQEVILSKNYRNSKDIVELANFLTDLRKEYIGNLGVKDYKENFIVDKGKITLMKPDYELLKNIQKDVKFAILVSSKEEKYNLDRFSDVHMRVFSIDEIKGLEYDNVICLNLATTNLFAWKKIFNGEVKRDQRYRKYFNLFYVGITRCKKNLIIMEDKIQGNLLLEKIKDFITEANQENKEILSKEINISNKEEWFEEGKRLYNVENYEEAQKAFEMAGCPTWILEKNIEEDIENGDYKLALDKIKENKLDKKKKHYENLIIDTTLKREEYIKSLIFSVETFDTPYRYVEIKKIFLEKMNEEFFTKKELDRAVAIFSKKQENNILGEIYEKQKNYTLALNFYKKSANYIGIAKMRRKILEEKFSEKKDLDSKIKIVEELLGKKDINSYDKNKLTPLYNSLKYKDIDIIDMLLFLGAKKNVKVQGKYDILTYIAKENFENAMELYRYFYDKDYEYIFSPKVESPVEFSLKNRNRELTDMIINMKLMSDDYKSVETNPIDVCISTYQVKYFKLFLNKLDLNFLSDKFFEEIFKIILGLKSDDVLGKRKKDIMKKIYLRILTKKSEELVKKLKEIEQKPEEKNLDKKVKL